A single window of Nomascus leucogenys isolate Asia chromosome 18, Asia_NLE_v1, whole genome shotgun sequence DNA harbors:
- the MRLN gene encoding myoregulin, which translates to MTGKNWILISTATPKSLEDEIVGRLLKILFVIFVDLISIIYVVITS; encoded by the coding sequence ATGACTGGTAAAAACTGGATATTAATTTCTACTGCTACTCCCAAAAGTCTAGAAGATGAAATTGTGGGAAGACTtctaaaaattttgtttgttaTCTTTGTTGACTTAATTTCTATTATATATGTTGTGATAACTTCTTAG